The following are from one region of the Mixophyes fleayi isolate aMixFle1 chromosome 7, aMixFle1.hap1, whole genome shotgun sequence genome:
- the ZP2 gene encoding zona pellucida sperm-binding protein 2, whose translation MGCSNKGTMFWIKIFSDPRFLFISCFLLLADAADFLDFQGSTVCLEDGIQTTKPKEIHQRSWQSLHVVDSDGLEMEACDIHPYGNLLTIPERCVTYEEGRMAAYISLEESMGQRSLIYRVSCDEQSDSAYMEPVIECNKDYMMARLLRTLTGFDDEVPSTPPPASTWMIGIYNRTLQKVNVPTARSLGYTLSTDPNYIMIRINFNAYGIQEIVFANQKFYHGYIELIQEKINPKITIAVKIICARGPPVCNSTHMTILIPPLAGVLQYIELGDIPVSLSASDLQMHGMTLDTRYGVNLSIRIDHLQEDKQSGQKSYYLPSLLLTFNIDGVSVTMALRPSCSLLQSNPVFISCTTDGFMIVQVMASQTKPNLDLNTVTLRDRTCQPYNKSDNVIVFQIPLNDCGTTIRFVEGKVFYENEVRALWRDLPPRKISRDSELRETVQCFYDGSDHAALNVNVVTPMPPVSARNDGPLSLVLNLYPDVSYGKPYSDDQYPVVKTLRDAVFLEVQVLNRNDPNIELVLDDCWATMFQDPKTYPQWNIVVDGCQENQDNYLTVFHPVLNVAQPSHRKRFEVKAFAFVLNDEPSTNLIYFHCSAIICNIQSPDSALCTKKCPMSRKRRDELFLNRHSTLVSLHGPVLFDSTPAMSYQDEQDVIKQVTIGVLPAFGLVAVVVLAAVMLCAFKNKSKS comes from the exons ATTCAGATGGACTTGAAATGGAGGCTTGTGATATCCATCCATATGGCAACCTGCTGACTATTCCTGAGAGATGTGTCACATATGAG GAAGGAAGAATGGCTGCCTACATATCTCTTGAAGAATCCATGGGACAGAGGAGCCTAATCTACAGGGTCAGTTGTGATGAACAGTCAGACTCTGCATACATGGAGCCAGTTATAGAATGTAACAAGGACTACATGATG GCAAGACTATTGCGGACTCTAACTGGCTTTGACGACGAG GTGCCTAGTACACCCCCTCCTGCATCAACCTGGATGATTGGAATCTACAATAGAACACTTCAAAAAGTCAATGTGCCCACAGCCAGGAGTCTCGGTTACACACTTTCTACTGATCCAAACTACATAATGATCCGCATTAACTTTAATGCTTATGGAATCCAAGAGATTGTT TTTGCAAATCAGAAGTTTTATCATGGATACATTGAGTTAATTCAGGAAAAGATTAATCCAAAGATCACAATTGCTGTGAAAATTATTTGTGCCAGAG GGCCTCCTGTATGTAACTCAACGCATATGACCATCTTGATTCCCCCACTTGCTGGTGTCCTGCAGTACATTGAACTTGGCGATATACCAGTTTCATTAAGTGCTTCTGACCTCCAAATGCATGGCATGACCCTAGACACTCGTTATGGTGTCAACTTAAGCATTCGTATTGATCATCTTCAG GAAGATAAACAATCTGGGCAGAAGTCTTATTACTTGCCTTCTCTGTTGCTGACCTTTAATATAGATGGAGTAAGTGTGACGATGGCACTTAGGCCTAGCTGTTCTTTACTTCAGAGCAATCCTG TGTTTATAAGTTGCACAACAGATGGGTTTATGATTGTTCAAGTAATGGCATCTCAGACAAAACCTAACCTGGATTTGAACACAGTGACTCTAAGAGATCGTACATGCCAGCCCTACAATAAGTCAGACAACGTTATTGTgttccaaatacctctaaacgaCTGTGGAACTACAATAAGG TTTGTAGAGGGGAAAGTCTTCTATGAGAATGAAGTCCGTGCCCTCTGGAGGGATCTTCCACCAAGGAAAATATCAAGAGACAGTGAGCTAAG GGAGACGGTACAGTGTTTCTATGATGGATCTGACCATGCAGCACTTAATGTAAATGTCGTGACTCCAATGCCTCCAGTTTCTGCTAGAAATGATGGTCCCCTTTCACTTGTACTAAACCTTTATCCAG aTGTGTCCTATGGAAAACCCTACAGTGATGATCAATATCCAGTTGTAAAAACCTTGCGTGATGCAGTCTTCTTGGAAGTGCAAGTGTTGAATCGCAATGATCCAAACATTGAATTGGTGCTGGATGATTGCTGGGCAACAATGTTCCAAGACCCCAAGACTTACCCTCAATGGAATATTGTGGTAGATGG ctgccaaGAAAACCAGGATAACTATCTGACAGTGTTTCATCCTGTCTTGAATGTGGCGCAACCTTCACACCGTAAACGTTTTGAAGTCAAGGCTTTTGCTTTTGTGTTGAATGACGAACCATCAACAAACTTG ATCTACTTCCACTGTAGTGCTATTATATGCAACATCCAATCTCCAGACTCTGCACTGTGTACAAAGAAGTGTCCAATGTCCAGGAAAAGGAGAG ATGAGCTATTTCTGAACAGACATTCTACATTAGTTAGTCTACATGGACCTGTTTTGTTTGACTCCACACCTGCCATGTCTTATCAAG ATGAGCAAGACGTTATAAAGCAAGTGACTATTGGAGTCCTGCCTGCCTTTGGTCTTGTTGCTGTGGTTGTCCTGGCTGCTGTGATGCTATGTGCCTTCAAAAATAAGTCAAAGTCTTGA